aaaaaaaagaaaatggtaaactttttttttcattgtctAAGTTGACATCTGTGTTTATTCATCGATTTGGCAATAATGGCTGTCAAGATTAGGAAACCACAGTACAAAGAAAGAGGCATTACTTGGGAAGATCAATCAGTTGTCCAACTTGCCAGCGAGTTGGATTTGGAGAAGCATTCCTTTGGTGGGTACTTCAGAGAAACCGACAGATCCAAAGACAAGGTGGTCAAGAAGCAACTGCAAATAGAGAGTGGTGACTACAAAGATGTAGAGCGTTCTGAATCATCAGTCATCCATTTCTTGATGACATGTGATTCCCCAGTGAACAGGTTCCATGTTAATGTTACAAGTAAATGTATCTACGTATTACAGCGTGGATCGGGGGTATATGTGTGTATCCATCCCGACGGGAGGCTCGAGACATTCAGGGTTGGGTTCGATGTGGCAAATGGGGAGAGAACACAGTGGGTTGTTGAACCTGGGGTTTATAAGGCAGGTTATCTCGTCAATAGTGCGGATGCTGCAAATGAAACCGCCACAGACCTACTATGGATTACAGAAATAGTTGTTCCAGGTTTCGATTTGGATGACATGAAATTCCTAGACAAGAAACTCCTTGTGGAGAAGGTCGGGAGTGAACAAGCTGCAAAGCTGGAGTTCCTTTTGTAGGCCTTGGTGTAAACTAACTTCGGTGTACTTTTTATAACTTCAACTtagcattttgaaatcaacgCTTACACAATCTTACAGAAAGGGAAGAGTGTTCACTAGTCCTTTTGATCACGTGCGCCCATAAAGGGTTTAAGCATAAAAAGCACCCTCGCACCGCGCGCAATATTTTTGcgctttttttttcttttgaccAGATTTTCTCGCCCCCTGCGTCCTCAGAATTTGTCTCCCGTCCACCCCGGTGGAGGTCCTTCCTTCCCCAGAGGGGGGCTCTCCGGGGAATGGGGATCTCACACTCTGTGGTGAGGGTTGGTGAtggtattgattttttttcgtatgaagatgaagatgaaaagtACAGAAAACGTTGAGCTTGTATTGGTGTTTGAATTGAATCTTTGGATACAAGATCGAAACTCAGAGTAAACATGACCACTGAATTAACCGTCCAATCTGAAAAGGCTTTCCAAAAGGTATGAATATTACAAGAAAAGCACTTGATGCTTTAACTTCAATAATTAAAATGTgaatgtttcaattttcagTTTATGTATTACTAATGTTGAAGATCATATGTAACACTTGAAAATGTCCTGAAAGATCTGGTGAATGAAATGGTGCACGCCATGTATAAGGGAACTTGAACTGCGAAGAATCACTAAAAACATATTATAGAGCATGTACGAAAAAACCAGCagaaatattcaacaaagaaCTTTGTATTGTTATGGCCAATTAAGAATTAAGAGAAATGATGCAATTCGGCAAACAAGTGATCAGCATGTGTTTTTCTCTACATTAAAGACAATATAATAGACGTACACATAACTGGATGTATTCACAATGATAGACCTGAAGCATAATACTAACATTTTCCTATAACATGTTATAGCAACCACACATCTTCACCAACCCAAAGGCTAAGGCTACCAGAAGAACCAAGAGATGGTACAAGGATGTTGGTTTAGGTTTCAAGACCCCAAAGTCTGCTATTGAAGGTACCTACATTGACAAGAAGTGTCCATTTGTCGGTACTGTCTCTATCAGAGGTAAGATTTTGTCTGGTACTGTTGTTTCTACCAAGATGCACAGAACCATCATTATCAGAAGAGAATACTTGCACTACATTCCAAAGTACAACAGATACGAAAAGAGACACAAGAACTTAGCTGCTCACGTTTCTCCAGCTTTCAGAGTCCAAGAAGGTGATGTTGTCACTGTCGGTCAATGTAGACCACTTTCTAAGACTGTTAGATTCAACGTCTTAAAGGTTGTCACTTCTGCTTCCGGTTCCAAGGGTTTCGAAAAATTCTAAATTAATTTGTAGTACTGTTTAAAGATACGCATATAAATTAATAAATAAAACTTTCTCTACTTGTTTAGCTATCGATTGTTAAATGTATAATAGAAATTTGCCCCCTTTACCTGGAGAAGGTTACAATAAGACTGCTTCAATCTTAAATTCGAATACTGCTGTCTCAAGTTCCCTATCTACCCCATGTTTGAACCCTTGGACTGTACAAGCGAAACCCAAAGGTTAGTAAAGAAACCAAGAAGTCCAATAATCAAGGTActttaaaaataaaaaaatatcaaggtaaaataaattcaaaataaaataaaaattcaaacagGAAGTAATTTTCCCTAGTATGtaaataaatcaaattgaagaaaacttttACCCGGTTTAGAAGTTGATATTCTGGTTTGCTAATgtcttgaaattttcaacaatacaTACAAGACACGGACTTTTACCTTAACATGTCCGAGATGAATGATTCAAAGGATGAACTCTCCGTCCATCTCGATGTACATAGTAATGAGGGCGATGTTGTAGACGTGGTGAAATATGCTACAGATGTGCTCAATAATGGCTTACTCAATGGTcaggaagaagaggaagaagaagccgatgatggtgaagatAGTAATGGTAACCATCACGGCAATATTCCTAGACACTGTTTAAAAGGGCCAAGCTCGCATGATCTAGGGGAACATAGAGATGAAACTGATGTTAAGGATGATGATGCTGTTGCTGTGGATATCGATAGATTTCgaatggaaatggaaagtATGGGTGAAATAAATATCAATGGATTGAGCGGTGACCAGCCAGTCTTCCCCACTATTGAAGCCATGAGAACAGTTCAAcaacagagaaagaagagacAATTCTCAAGCATTATTGATGAGGACATCAAAGAATTCCAACGATGGACGTCAAGGTTTTTAGTAGATGCTTTGGATGATTCCACTACCGATGTAGCAATTGAAGATAGTGATGAATATGGATTTCCACAGACTACAGCAGAACATTTCACTGATCCTGTTGATGACAGtggtttcaaaagaaaaaaaatagtgaaaaatgaaacaCCCGATACTCATGCCACCGATCGTAAGGGTAGCGATAGTAATCTGCATGAACAAAATGACGTTATTGTCGACGTTGGCCAGCAAAATGGTATTGATTTGTCTAAGAAGAAAGttaacatcatcaaatttgagGGCTTAGATATTGATAAGGAGGAGCATCTACACACTACcaagaatgaagaaaatgttgatcCCGAACTCTCCAAATTTGATTCCAATACCTTTAGTGATGATCTTATCAATGTCAGTTTAGAATATTtacaaagaagaattgaaagtgGTCATGTTGGTGAAAAGATAGCCGATGGTGCTGACAACGATGTTGGAAATCGTACTGTTGATGGTGACAACAATGAAGACgcagatgatgatgaaaatttggCAGTTGAAGAGGTCAACCGTGTTGTTAACCAAGCTGTTGCCGCAGTTCGTGCAGACGCAGCAAGAAATGAGGGGGTTGAGCATATTGAAGACATTAAAGAACTAGATGGAGACGGGGACGAAGAACACGGTGCTGATACGGATGTTATTGCAGCAGCAATTGTTGCTGCGGAGAATGCAGTTCGGAAAAGGCTAAAAATCGATAGTATGGGAACGCTGGACCAAATAAAAGATATATCAATTCCAATAACGAACGAGCCAACCCTGACAACTGACCAGAGCTCAAGTaaggttttgaattttcagaAAGTTAAAGTTGGTGCTGATGGTGGAGGGCTTGAGACGTCTACTAAGCCTAAAAAAGCGAATAAGAAGAATGCAACAACTAAACAGACTGTTTCCaaggcaaagaaaaacaaagagaaaagagacGAATTTGAATTGCTAATTA
The window above is part of the Pichia kudriavzevii chromosome 1, complete sequence genome. Proteins encoded here:
- a CDS encoding uncharacterized protein (PKUD0A05150; similar to Saccharomyces cerevisiae YML079W; ancestral locus Anc_4.349), with the protein product MAVKIRKPQYKERGITWEDQSVVQLASELDLEKHSFGGYFRETDRSKDKVVKKQLQIESGDYKDVERSESSVIHFLMTCDSPVNRFHVNVTSKCIYVLQRGSGVYVCIHPDGRLETFRVGFDVANGERTQWVVEPGVYKAGYLVNSADAANETATDLLWITEIVVPGFDLDDMKFLDKKLLVEKVGSEQAAKLEFLL
- a CDS encoding uncharacterized protein (PKUD0A05160; similar to Saccharomyces cerevisiae YBR048W (RPS11B) and YDR025W (RPS11A); ancestral locus Anc_3.255) gives rise to the protein MTTELTVQSEKAFQKQPHIFTNPKAKATRRTKRWYKDVGLGFKTPKSAIEGTYIDKKCPFVGTVSIRGKILSGTVVSTKMHRTIIIRREYLHYIPKYNRYEKRHKNLAAHVSPAFRVQEGDVVTVGQCRPLSKTVRFNVLKVVTSASGSKGFEKF
- a CDS encoding uncharacterized protein (PKUD0A05170; similar to Saccharomyces cerevisiae YBR049C (REB1) and YDR026C (NSI1); ancestral locus Anc_3.256) — its product is MSEMNDSKDELSVHLDVHSNEGDVVDVVKYATDVLNNGLLNGQEEEEEEADDGEDSNGNHHGNIPRHCLKGPSSHDLGEHRDETDVKDDDAVAVDIDRFRMEMESMGEININGLSGDQPVFPTIEAMRTVQQQRKKRQFSSIIDEDIKEFQRWTSRFLVDALDDSTTDVAIEDSDEYGFPQTTAEHFTDPVDDSGFKRKKIVKNETPDTHATDRKGSDSNLHEQNDVIVDVGQQNGIDLSKKKVNIIKFEGLDIDKEEHLHTTKNEENVDPELSKFDSNTFSDDLINVSLEYLQRRIESGHVGEKIADGADNDVGNRTVDGDNNEDADDDENLAVEEVNRVVNQAVAAVRADAARNEGVEHIEDIKELDGDGDEEHGADTDVIAAAIVAAENAVRKRLKIDSMGTLDQIKDISIPITNEPTLTTDQSSSKVLNFQKVKVGADGGGLETSTKPKKANKKNATTKQTVSKAKKNKEKRDEFELLIKGKLDEAIKKAREKIADLSINSRSFTKEEMDAIDIFIKEYQKVHVMTHEAFLKRIWGNERKKDKFWEVVQHVLPNRTRSSLYKHIRRTYHIFEKRGVWTPEEDKKLKELTETCDGKWKEIGEIMKRMPEDCRDRWRNYVKCGESRNVNKWTKEEEDRLKEIITQVLDHARKDIDGKEQPIREAQVAPTINWNIISEMMGGTRSRIQCRYKWKKIMKMESVNKLQKMDSDTQQWLIERLYELSEKDPYLEANLDWDALALTAPSSKIIWNGVDLSTCFARLKTRVDWKGKTFFEIVAQLRDALSPAKCVAQLENNQAWNVEGETH